The genomic region TCGAATTAgaatttcatgtaataaaatgattaattttctCCGAGGTTGTCTTTCTATTTGCAAAATCTTCTTTCCTCCGTAATATAGTAAGTTAAGGaagaaattgcataaaaataaagcatTCCTCTATGTTTCACACATAAACACACAGTGGTACACGTATACTAaaactagagagagagagagagagagtatatGTAAACCTGAACATTCTTGATTAGGGTTTGAAGGCTCATGAGCTTTCTATGCGGCCACCTTCGAATTCCCAACTCCCTACACCTCTTCTTCAAGAGGGTAAGTCCAACATTCAATTCCCTTGCTGCTTGAGTTATTGGCATGTAAAAGTACTGGGCAATGGTTTTCTTGGACAACTTCTTCGAACTTgcagttttctcaatttctcttGATGATCGCTTGCATAATTTCATCTCTTCAACGGGTAATTCCTCAACTCCGACCATAATCCCATTATCATAAGTAATGTTGTCCAATAAcatctgctgctgctgctgtctTGATTGAGTCTGAAGTCCTGTCCTCATTTCATCCCAAATCCCCGGTGCAGTACTCCCCGCATTGCAGATGTAAACCTCTGCAACAACAGACACAAATAAAGGTGAAAACCCCAAAAAGAAAGGTTtgcaaaaatagaaatattaacCTGTTTTGCAAACCCTAGATACTAATTCAAATCTGGTAAATTTGGGTCCGGGTGCAGAATTTTCCGACCTGCAGATGCTACATACATACCTGGATTGATGAGGGTATGATTTTGTGCAAGATCGAGAGGTGAAGAAAAGGGGCCATTTACGAACATCTCTGTCGGAGGAACGGGATCAAGAATAATACTTTCAGGTACCCCGATCTCAAGCTGAAAATCCAAACCAGTGAAACCACAAAAACCACTGGTTTCAcccaatcaacaaaaatacacacacaaacaacaacaaaaatcaaaggGAACACTGTGAGTTAGTTATCTGCATATGGTCATCTGTTTGAACCAAAATCTGTAATTTTCGTAAGCGTATGTATATACCTGAAATCGAGAGGTGGCAGCAGGGACGAATATGAGAAAACATCTTCATATTCTTCTTTGGCGATGCTAACTTGATCATTTGACCATCCCATGTCGAGAGCAGCCTGAGTTTCCATCCTTGAAAAAGACAGTGCGTGTGTAATTTTCTGGTTTTTTGAAGTACTCAGAAATGTTGGCGATAGGATAATTGTGGTGGCGGTGGTGGGAATATGTATGGAAGAGAAGAAGACGAGGCCATGGTAAAAGTACATAAATGGTGGGAATGTAATAATGGTCATTTACTGCATGATCGTGCGCCGTCGGAGGGATTCAACGTCCAAGTACTCATGCATGCatgtacatacatatacatctCTATattcatctatatatatatatatttatacatacgcgtgtatgtatatatgtgtctaattattattaatataaatgtaatgtatatatacaacacCAGTCGTGTGTGTGGATTACTGTGCAAAGAGATTATCATGAGATTTGATAATCATAACACAGAATTAATTAGAGTTCAAATTTAGTTGGGGTTGGGACTTGGAATATTAAGACCATCAGTGGGTAGATTCTTTTTATTCTACTTTTTCCT from Sesamum indicum cultivar Zhongzhi No. 13 linkage group LG3, S_indicum_v1.0, whole genome shotgun sequence harbors:
- the LOC105157108 gene encoding uncharacterized protein LOC105157108, encoding METQAALDMGWSNDQVSIAKEEYEDVFSYSSLLPPLDFSGFCGFTGLDFQLEIGVPESIILDPVPPTEMFVNGPFSSPLDLAQNHTLINPEVYICNAGSTAPGIWDEMRTGLQTQSRQQQQQMLLDNITYDNGIMVGVEELPVEEMKLCKRSSREIEKTASSKKLSKKTIAQYFYMPITQAARELNVGLTLLKKRCRELGIRRWPHRKLMSLQTLIKNVQELGKEEGEGKLKESIQILEKQKKLMEEIPDLQLEDKTKRLRQACFKANYKKRKLMGMINDSSSRSAASTSYDSSAAVLTTGDGNTVNFCGDDEDDELKYILSDCFSSNSSGMMF